From Streptomyces qinzhouensis, one genomic window encodes:
- a CDS encoding helix-turn-helix domain-containing protein, protein MTDVDPARAGTSEEYLLLLRQRREVAGLSYRQLERRARKDGGSLPPSTVATMLRRSTLPGPDLIVAYVRACGGGAAEVADWLAARARLAAAAVVPAEPEPDRAGPGFAPFPARTGGMDRAARTARDAGGAGGTGGTGRAFVPPRQLPPAVAVLVGSGRAGAELDAVADRRGSGLAIVTGPPGSGKSAVAVHWAHRAAHRFPDGQLYVDLRGHRPGVGPLSTAEALTYLLVGLGVPAGAVPADEVQAAAVFRSLVADRKVLVLLDGAVCAEQIRLLRPGGPGTCTVVTSRDSLVGLAVRDAGRTVRIGPLDREASVQLLARAAGERTVAAEPEAARGLAARCEGLPLALRIAAAALDAGARAPIAGLLDRMRGEGRLGALELHSDGSAGLEAAFACSYRGLDAAQRRMFTLLGVLTETVGPDPAPAAPTVPVLAVAAGVPVTRARAVLRGLVDVHLLVRLPGDRYAVPGLLRDYALRLAQEEPATVPANVPAAVSGAVPGAVPHPVPGIVPGVVSGAPLHTRRALVPSRPTAGV, encoded by the coding sequence GTGACCGATGTCGATCCGGCGCGTGCCGGTACCAGCGAAGAGTATCTGCTGCTGCTGAGACAGCGCCGGGAAGTGGCCGGACTGTCCTACCGGCAGCTCGAACGCAGGGCCCGGAAGGACGGCGGCTCGCTGCCGCCGAGCACCGTGGCCACCATGCTCCGCCGGTCCACCCTCCCCGGGCCGGATCTGATCGTCGCCTATGTCCGTGCCTGCGGCGGGGGCGCGGCAGAGGTGGCGGACTGGCTCGCGGCCAGGGCCCGGCTCGCGGCCGCCGCCGTCGTTCCGGCCGAGCCCGAACCCGACCGGGCGGGGCCGGGGTTCGCCCCGTTCCCCGCCAGGACCGGCGGGATGGACCGCGCGGCCCGTACCGCCCGCGACGCGGGAGGCGCGGGCGGAACGGGCGGAACGGGCCGTGCTTTCGTACCGCCGCGCCAGTTGCCGCCCGCGGTCGCGGTGCTGGTGGGTTCCGGGCGGGCCGGTGCCGAACTGGACGCGGTAGCCGACCGCCGCGGCTCCGGACTGGCGATCGTCACCGGACCGCCGGGGTCCGGCAAGTCCGCCGTCGCCGTCCACTGGGCCCACCGGGCCGCGCACCGTTTCCCCGATGGGCAGTTGTACGTCGACCTGCGCGGCCACCGGCCCGGCGTCGGCCCTCTGAGCACCGCCGAGGCCCTCACCTATCTGCTGGTCGGCCTCGGGGTGCCGGCCGGCGCGGTGCCCGCCGACGAAGTCCAGGCCGCGGCCGTCTTCCGGTCCCTGGTGGCCGACCGGAAGGTGCTGGTGCTCCTCGACGGAGCGGTCTGCGCCGAGCAGATCCGGCTGCTGAGACCCGGCGGCCCCGGCACCTGCACGGTCGTCACCAGCCGGGACAGCCTGGTGGGGCTCGCCGTCCGTGACGCCGGACGGACCGTACGGATCGGCCCGCTCGACCGGGAGGCCTCGGTTCAGCTGCTCGCCCGGGCCGCCGGTGAGCGCACCGTCGCCGCGGAACCCGAGGCGGCTCGTGGTCTCGCCGCCCGGTGCGAGGGGCTGCCGCTGGCCCTGCGGATCGCCGCCGCCGCGCTCGACGCCGGGGCGCGGGCCCCGATCGCGGGGCTTCTCGACCGGATGCGCGGGGAGGGCCGGCTCGGTGCGCTGGAGCTGCACTCGGACGGCAGCGCGGGTCTTGAGGCCGCCTTCGCCTGCTCCTACCGGGGCCTCGACGCCGCGCAGCGGCGGATGTTCACGCTGCTGGGCGTCCTGACGGAGACCGTGGGGCCGGACCCGGCACCGGCCGCCCCCACCGTCCCGGTGCTGGCGGTGGCGGCCGGTGTACCGGTCACCAGGGCCCGTGCCGTACTCCGCGGACTGGTCGACGTCCATCTCCTGGTCCGGCTGCCGGGCGACCGCTATGCCGTGCCCGGACTGCTGCGCGACTATGCACTCAGGCTTGCGCAGGAGGAGCCCGCGACCGTACCCGCGAACGTCCCGGCGGCAGTGTCGGGGGCGGTCCCGGGGGCCGTGCCGCATCCGGTGCCGGGGATCGTGCCCGGAGTCGTATCGGGTGCCCCGCTCCACACCCGCCGGGCGCTGGTCCCGAGCCGGCCGACCGCGGGCGTCTGA